A window of Takifugu flavidus isolate HTHZ2018 unplaced genomic scaffold, ASM371156v2 ctg355, whole genome shotgun sequence genomic DNA:
CTTTCAGGCAGAACGCAGAGTGAACAGATCAGCTAGAAGCTGCTGAAACCCTGAGCTGAGGAGGTTAAATCTGCTGGGGGCAGAAGATCAGGCCGCTCCTGGAGCTCCTTCCATCCTCACTGGAAACATCTGCTTTAATAAAGTGAGTGTCCTCTAATGGCCGTCGCTTTgtgttcctctgtctgcagctcctcctcgaGAGCCGATGGTCACCTGTCGCTCCAACGCCTACCCCAAAGGCTTCTACTGCAGCTGGCACCAGCAGCACCCCACCTACGTCCCCACCAGCTTCGAAGTGGACGTCCAGTGAGTTCCTCCACTCTGAGTCCAGTTTAGGACCCGGCGTGCACGTAGGAATAGATCTGAGCGCAGCATCTGTCCTcctcagctggaggacatctctcctcatcagctggaggacagatgtcctcatcagctggaggacatctctcctcatcagctggaggacagatgtcctcctcagctggaggacagatgtcctcatcagctggaggacagatgtcctcatcagctggaggacatctctcctcatcagcaggaggacagatgtcctcatcagcaggaggacagatgtcctcatcagctggaggacatctgtcctcatcagctggaggacatctgTCCTCTTCAGCAGGATGACCTAACGTCTGGTCCAGGTCGGGGGGTTGAGTTCAGGAACCGACTGCCGATGTTTCAGCTTTTCCGGGTTCCAACCTCAAACCTCCGTCCTTGACATGTGTGATTTGGGATCTGGGAATGTGGATGTTTTCCATCTCCGCACCGCGACATAAATAGACGTGTGGATTTGGGGCTGGAGCTGTGCGCGATGGTGACGTCCATCCTGTGGACACGTCCACAGACACAACCAGCGCTCGCTGGAGGTGCAGAAGGATCCAGACCACAAGAACCGCTGTCACGTCCGTTTCCCCGAGGTCTTCTCCACCACCCCCTACAAGGTCAACGTGACCGCGGTCAACGCCCTGGGCAGAGCCTCCACCACCGTCTCCTTTGAGGAGTCCACCATAGGTGAGACCTTTAACCCTTTAGATTCTTCAACCACGTCAGCGGTGGCGACGTGTCGTGGACGAAGACCTCCGGACGGGACGGGAGGCGATCTGCTCGCTCCTCCAGATGTTTAGATGTTTGAGTGCAGAGGGAAAGTTGCTCCACTGcttattttggtttttaaaaaataccttTGAGGGAAAGCCGCTGGGCcgttctccacttcctgtctccgcACAGCCACATAATAACAGCGAGAGAATTTTCATAAAGCCACTCAGAGGGAAAGGCATTCGAGAGAAGAAATTCATTTCAGGAGGAATGAGGAGCACTTTGGCAGATAAGGAAAGTGCTGCCAGCAGCTCTGTTTGTTGCTCACGGCCTCCCACAGGCTGCGTGtgatgtgtgcgtgcacgtgtgattGTGTGCACGAGTAAGAAAACGAGCCAGTGACTTGCTCTGCCAAGCCCCGGACACAGGACTCAtgaaaatgctaatgctagccgGATTAGCGCCTTGGCTCAGGAAATATCCTTCAAACTATTGGCGATAGCAGAATACCCCACTGttcctttcttcccctcctctttcatcACTGCGGGCCGTTCTTCTGACTTCATCCCTCCATTTTTTAACCCCGTCTTCTTCACCCTTTCACCGACGCCCTTTAATCTTTTGCCATGTGCTTTAGCATATCGGATATTAGCGCGTGTGGCTCCAGTGTGTCACATGATTGAAGGGTGAATGGAAACTTTTAGATTTGTTCCCACTTTTTCAGCCTGAGTTTGTCGCCCCTGTTCCTTCCATCCTCTCTCACCAATCCTCCCTTTGTTAGAAGTCTCTCTCACGCCACCCTAAGTTGTAAGTCCCATTCATTATCGGGCACAACGAGGCACAtcgtaaataaataaaacaatttcatgCTCCCTGGTGCACTTCGGAATTCTGAGTGGGAGTCAGAAAATACTCAACTGTCCCGGTTCATCCGACCAAAGCTGGGCTGAAATTAGAggaggactgtgtgtgtgtgtgtgtgtatgtgtgtgtgtgtgtgtgtgtgtgtgtgtgaggcttcAGTTACAAAGAGAACCCTGGAGGAAGCTCCTGACTCTCCCAATAACAGGGAGAGGCTCCTCTAGTGTCAGGGTGATCAGACGATGTGGTGTCAGAGGAGTGAAGCTGGAATGTGATTCACCTGAACACCCGCTGTGACTCCTGAATGGACGCAGCGACACCTCAGACGGGCTGGATGTCGCTGCGTTGTCAGGTGTGCGTCACCTCTGCTGTAGGAAGGACTGGTGTTCATGTATGAGGCAGGTCTGTGGAGAAGGTGGCTAATGTTAGCCCCCATGCTAACGCACTGTTACTCGTGTTTACTCGTGTTTACTCGTGATGACAGCATCCATATGATCCCCACCTATAGCTGATCCCTACATGTGTCTGTCCGTCCGCCTGCAGTTAAACCCGACCCCCCGGAGCGTGTGACCGCCACCCCCATCCGCTTCAACGCCCGCAGGCTGGAGGTGTCCTGGCAGAGTCCCTCCACCTGGCCCGACATCGACAACTTCCCCCTCAAATACTTCCTTCGTTATCGGCCCCTCATCCGGGAACAGTGGCAGCATGTGagtaccgtgtgtgtgtgtgtgtgtgtgtgtgtgtgtgtgtgtgtgtgtgtgtgtgtggaatatgCGCCTGCCATGAGCTCAGGTGTATCACAGCCAGCTTCTAACTGCTAACAGCTTTATAACATCTGGCAGCTCAGATTTGGTGGAACAACATTTATTCCGAGCACGAGGAGGAAATTGGAGATTTACTGACAGCAGGTCGACGTTCTGGGTTTTTATTGTTCTGCCATTTGCTGAAAACGGGCCTCAAATCTTTGACAAATAGTCGTGAAGTTCCCGGGTCGCCTCTGAGTTCCACCTCAGAAAGGTTCTGGGAGGAGGCGTCTGAGAACAGTTATGAGTTGAAACGGTCCAAGCTGGAGCTGGTGCTCAGGCAGGAATAATTGCTCCGTGTCGTCAGTCTCTATGTTACTGTATCCGACTGTTCCGTGCACGTTCTGCTCCTGTGGGACCTTCTCTAGTAGAAGCATATGTGTCCGGCGAGGGATTCCTGGAAGCAGCGTTCCTCCTGTCACAGCGCTTTTGTGATCAGGAACCCTGGATTCTTCTTCAAGGCTGAAGTGTGTCTGGACCTGGTGAAAGATCTgctctggtcctggtccagctgGTCTCACCAATTAAAGGATCCAAATAAGGAACCTTTGAAGGATCATGGAGCCTGAAGCCTGgatcctggagcctggagcctgaagcctgaagcctggagcctggagcctggagcctggatcctgaagcctgaagcctgaagcctgaagcctgaagcctgaagcctggagcctggagcctggag
This region includes:
- the cntfr gene encoding ciliary neurotrophic factor receptor subunit alpha; protein product: MVTCRSNAYPKGFYCSWHQQHPTYVPTSFEVDVQHNQRSLEVQKDPDHKNRCHVRFPEVFSTTPYKVNVTAVNALGRASTTVSFEESTIVKPDPPERVTATPIRFNARRLEVSWQSPSTWPDIDNFPLKYFLRYRPLIREQWQHVELSDSTSHTITDAYAGKEYIIQVAAKDTEIGTWSDWSVAVHATPWIEDPLPITSTTEVDFSTETKTSPIPSSNAPQKADPPVGRAARVLTFFSPLLLGMLPLFM